In the genome of Hippoglossus hippoglossus isolate fHipHip1 chromosome 4, fHipHip1.pri, whole genome shotgun sequence, one region contains:
- the nek1 gene encoding serine/threonine-protein kinase Nek1 isoform X3 gives MDKYEKLKKIGEGSFGKALLVKSKEDGHQYVIKEIGISGMPNRERQESRKEVAVLAKMSHPNIVQYKDSFEEAGCLFIVMDYCEGGDLFKKINSQKGVLFSEDQIMDWFVQICLALKHVHDRKILHRDIKSQNIFLTKDGTVQLGDFGIARVLNSTVELARTCIGTPYYLSPEICENKPYNNKSDIWALGCVLYEMCTLKHAFEAGNMKNLVLKIIRGSYPPVSLHYSQELRSLLAQLFKRNPRERPSVSTVLDKPYLSCRIERFLTPQLIAQEFRHTFLLKQPKVGVLQGAPAKRSAAGSIPLAPAQKITKPATKYGVPLTAKKLSDAAKKPAERKPAVKHKPAPLPAPSQRREDEEERKKHEEGIRKKKMELIEKERKQREQMFLFKAEQMKRYEKEKINRINQAREQGWKHVLSSSGGSSPERKCFVGGRNRAAGVGAPVPGSVLSKSPYEHYHAALDQMSKPQPKDIGREASSATPGSPIRSVPAAAGPVLPSSPAHLLNHDAIKRELQRLQFASVQARFSRQRGQVAPGRANQVEEFLQRKREAMLNKVRAEGQLGTRQNLATLYGSRAGSAQCRRPRANKEEEEYLKKLRQIRLLNFNERQQIKARLRGEKYDSDGSDSQESSEEAELRRKKIEDLKAQANARAAVLKEQLEKKRKEAYEREKRAWQDHLVVRGMKVGMAAGNVAAVAAAAVAVSTTSDSPLPQPNLSQPEAVPSTPALPPSKTSTPVISMTAALKNVGAITPLKAILPVLETATVIQSEKKQILHRLNQNLKVQSPGEEGMEAVPPPAEPSAAPQQNLSDTKSRPGSNGDRKKWDAAELPILPVAQQTLEQTCATMINTPVSPDERPSSGGDRKKWEAGLPLVLSVAQQTLEKTCISTIEQTAGEVIKMDVLQEEIQRKMWRASPDSQVLRILQEAELQPLTQQLENVYICEKDLLCLDKSNQAAVPEVERTPKEVLTSEPTPSAVLLSPAFEKESSAPTESSHQETSVADLADVESVVLEDTPKQALHPPAGVQQAWEQDGQQPMPSEGSKRPTGTKEGERSVEKPTESSSLPQCEEPLFMKLCSPAHRRTAALSVLSAQSSMDESSSSLASRSRSVSPLRTKHHNSLLIGLSTGMFDANNPKMLRTCSLPDLSRLFSAQQDSAGAGNANVAPDNNLEIEDLDEAAKDDDQSETEDAYEDEDLQDIRASMERLLQEDEDLMRGPPEVGAGDFNGNPSESQDKEFFNRIAAEMDQDNNQMAVDNDDEEDDDDEEEEEGEEEEEDDEDEDEECSNGSPGDVEAGELLTNGVGDENHSNNSQLNEEWQSDGSGEEQGGDAELHDSIFSRLEELRFNLEQQMGFEKFIEAYNKIKAIHEDEDENIDLGSSLVLSILGTEHQHLYPNILHLVMADGAYQEDNDE, from the exons ATGGACAAGTACGAAAAGCTGAAGAAAATCGGGGAAGGCTCATTTGGAAAAGCCCTCCTTGTCAAATCAAAAGAGGATGGACACCAGTATGTCATCAAGGAGATTGGCATATCTGGA ATGCcaaacagagagaggcaggaatCTCGAAAAGAAGTCGCTGTTCTTGCCAAAATGAGTCACCCCAACATTGTCCAGTATAAGGATTCTTTTGAAG AAGCGGGCTGTCTGTTTATTGTGATGGACTACTGTGAGGGCGGAGACCTCTTCAAGAAGATCAACTCTCAGAAAGGAGTACTGTTCTCAGAAGATCAA ATCATGGACTGGTTTGTGCAGATTTGCCTGGCACTGAAGCATGTTCATGATCGTAAAATACTGCACAGGGACATCAAATCACAG aatatttttttaacaaaggaTGGGACTGTACAACTTGGGGACTTTGGAATAGCAAGGGTTCTAAATAG CACTGTAGAGCTGGCAAGGACTTGTATAGGAACACCATATTACCTATCACCAGAGATTTGCGAAAATAAACCATACAACAACAAAAG TGATATTTGGGCCCTAGGGTGTGTCCTGTATGAAATGTGCACTCTTAAGCATGCA TTTGAGGCTGGCAACATGAAGAACCTAGTCCTGAAGATCATTCGCGGCTCATAtcctcctgtgtctcttcaCTACTCCCAAGAACTCCGCTCTCTCTTGGCACAGCTGTTTAAGCGCAACCCCAGAGAAAGGCCGTCAGTCAGCACTGTCCTCGACAAACCTTACTTGTCCTGTAGGATAGAGAGATTCCTCACACCACAG CTCATTGCTCAGGAATTCCGCCACACTTTCCTTCTCAAGCAGCCTAAAGTGGGCGTGTTGCAGGGAGCACCGG CCAAGCGTTCTGCTGCTGGGTCCATACCACTCGCCCCAGCCCAGAAGATCACAAAACCAGCCACCAAATACGGAGTGCCTTTAACTGCGAAGAAGTTGTCAGATGCAGCCAAAAAGCCAGCGGAGAGGAAACCAGCTGTTAAACATAAACCG GCCCCTCTCCCAGCACCCTCCCAAAGAagagaggacgaggaagagaggaaaaaacacgAG GAAGggatcagaaagaaaaagatggagCTGAttgagaaagaaaggaaacagagagagcag ATGTTCCTGTTTAAAGCAGAACAAATGAAGAGATATGAAAAGGAAAAG ATCAATCGTATAAACCAAGCCAGAGAACAGGGCTGGAAGCACGTTCTGAGTTCTAGTGGAGGTAGCAGCCCAGAGAGGAAG TGTTTTGTAGGTGGTCGAAACAGGGCTGCAGGTGTTGGCGCCCCTGTCCCAGGCTCTGTGCTGAGCAAAAGCCCTTATGAACACTACCACGCTGCTCTGGATCAAATGTCTAAACCTCAGCCTAAAGACATTGGTAGGGAGGCATCCTCGGCAACGCCAGGCAGTCCCATTCG AAGTGtacctgctgcagctggaccAGTGCTGCCCAGCAGCCCTGCCCATCTCTTAAACCACGATGCAATCAAGAGAGAACTTCAGAGACTGCAGTTTGCTTCTGTACAAGCTCGTTTCAGCAG GCAGCGTGGTCAGGTGGCTCCTGGCCGTGCTAATCAGGTCGAGGAGTTTTTACAGCGTAAGAGAGAAGCTATGCTCAACAAGGTCCGTGCTGAAGGACAACTG GGCACCCGGCAAAACCTGGCCACACTCTATGGAAGCCGGGCCGGTTCGGCTCAGTGCAGGAGACCCAGAGCCAACAAAGAAGAGGAG GAGTACTTGAAGAAACTGAGGCAGATCCGCTTGCTGAATTTCAATGAGCGTCAGCAGATCAAAGCTCGACTCAGAGGAGAGAAG taTGACAGTGATGGTTCAGACAGCCAGGAATCCAGTGAGGAGGCAGAGCTCAGGAGAAAGAAGATAGAGGATTTAAAG GCCCAAGCAAATGCCCGTGCTGCTGTTCTGAAGGAGCAactggagaagaagaggaaggaggcatatgagagagaaaagagagctTGGCAGGACCAT CTTGTAGTTCGGGGGATGAAGGTTGGCATGGCAGCAGGGAATGTAGCAGCggtggcggcagcagcagtagcagtcTCAACTACCTCCGACAGTCCTCTTCCACAGCCCAATCTGTCTCAACCAGAAGCAGTTCCCAGCACACCGGCCCTGCCTCCATCCAAAACTTCCACCCCAGTCATATCCATGACTGCTGCCCTGAAGAATGTTGGAGCA attACTCCACTAAAGGCAATCTTGCCTGTGCTGGAGACTGCAACAGTCATCCAG AGTGAGAAAAAGCAGATACTGCACCGACTTAACCAGAACCTAAAAGTCCAAAGTCCAGGGGAGGAGGGAATGGAGGCGGTTCCACCCCCTGCAGAACCAAGTGCTGCTCCCCAGCAGAACCTGTCTGACACAAAGAGTCGTCCCGGTTCCAACGGAGACCGAAAGAAGTGGGATGCAGCTGAACTGCCTATACTGCCTGTGGCTCAGCAAACCTTAGAGCAAACCTGTGCCACAATGATTA ACACCCCAGTGTCTCCAGACGAAAGGCCGTCCTCTGGTGGAGACAGGAAGAAGTGGGAGGCAGGACTTCCACTTGTCCTCTCTGTAGCCCAACAAACTCTAGAGAAGACCTGCATCTCAACCATTG aGCAAACAGCGGGTGAAgttataaagatggatgtgcTTCAGGAGGAAATTCAGAGGAAGATGTGGAGAGCGAGTCCAGACTCTCAGGTGCTTCGAATCCTTCAGGAGGCCGAGCTTCAGCCTCTCACCCAGCAGCTGGAGAATGTCTACATCTGTGAGAAAGACCTTCTCTGCCTCG ATAAATCTAACCAGGCTGCAGTACCTGAGGTGGAGAGGACACCTAAAGAAGTGTTGACCTCTGAGCCAACACCATCTGCTGTGCTTCTGAGCCCTGCATTTGAAAAGGAGAGTTCTGCTCCAACAGAGTCCTCACATCAGGAAACATCTGTGGCCG ATCTAGCAGACGTGGAGTCAGTTGTTCTCGAGGACACACCGAAACAGGCCTTGCATCCTCCAGCGGGTGTGCAGCAGGCATGGGAACAGGACGGCCAGCAGCCAAT GCCATCAGAGGGCAGTAAAAGACCAACAGGCACCAAGGAGGGTGAGAGGAGTGTGGAGAAACCCACAGAATCTTCAA gTTTACCACAGTGCGAGGAGCCTCTGTTTATGAAGTTGTGCTCCCCAGCCCACCGACGCACTGCTGCCCTCTCAGTGCTCTCAGCCCAGTCCTCTATGGATGAATCATCGTCCTCTCTGGCCTCTCGCTCACGCTCCGTCTCACCTCTGCGCACCAAACACCACAACTCCCTCCTCATTGGACTCTCTACGGGCATGTTTGATGCCAACAATCCCAAG ATGCTGCGGACCTGCTCTCTACCAGATCTCAGTCGTCTCTTCAGTGCTCAGCAGGACTCTGCAGGGGCTGGTAATGCTAATGTTGCCCCAGACAACAACCTGGAAATCGAGGACCTGGATGAGGCGGCTAAAGATGATGACCAGTCAGAGACTGAAGA TGCATATGAGGATGAAGACCTGCAGGACATCAGGGCCTCAATGGAGAGACTGCTGCAAGAAGACGAAGACTTAATGAGGGGCCCTCCAGAGGTCGGAGCAGGAGACTTTAATGGAAACCCTTCAGAGAGCCAAGACAAGGAGTTTTTTAACAGGATAGCAGCTGAGATGGATCAGGACAACAATCAGATGGCTGTAGATAATGACGACGAagaagatgatgacgatgaagaggaagaagaaggcgaagaggaggaggaggatgatgaggacgaGGATGAAGAATGCTCCAATGGCAGTCCGGGTGATGTGGAGGCAGGGGAGTTGCTCACCAATGGCGTGGGAGATGAGAACCACAGTAATAACAGCCAGCTCAATGAGGAGTGGCAATCAG ATGGCAGTGGAGAGGAGCAGGGCGGAGACGCTGAGCTTCATGACAGCATCTTCAGCCGACTGGAGGAGCTTCGCTTCAACCTGGAGCAGCAGATGGGCTTTGAGAAGTTCATCGAGGCCTATAATAAGATTAAG GCTATACATGAAGATGAAGACGAGAACATTGACCTGGGCTCCAGTTTGGTCTTAAGCATTTTGGGAACTGAGCACCAGCACCTTTATCCCAACATCCTGCATCTAGTGATGGCAGATGGCGCATACCAAGAAG ATAATGATGAGTAA
- the nek1 gene encoding serine/threonine-protein kinase Nek1 isoform X1 translates to MDKYEKLKKIGEGSFGKALLVKSKEDGHQYVIKEIGISGMPNRERQESRKEVAVLAKMSHPNIVQYKDSFEEAGCLFIVMDYCEGGDLFKKINSQKGVLFSEDQIMDWFVQICLALKHVHDRKILHRDIKSQNIFLTKDGTVQLGDFGIARVLNSTVELARTCIGTPYYLSPEICENKPYNNKSDIWALGCVLYEMCTLKHAFEAGNMKNLVLKIIRGSYPPVSLHYSQELRSLLAQLFKRNPRERPSVSTVLDKPYLSCRIERFLTPQLIAQEFRHTFLLKQPKVGVLQGAPAKRSAAGSIPLAPAQKITKPATKYGVPLTAKKLSDAAKKPAERKPAVKHKPAPLPAPSQRREDEEERKKHEEGIRKKKMELIEKERKQREQMFLFKAEQMKRYEKEKINRINQAREQGWKHVLSSSGGSSPERKCFVGGRNRAAGVGAPVPGSVLSKSPYEHYHAALDQMSKPQPKDIGREASSATPGSPIRSVPAAAGPVLPSSPAHLLNHDAIKRELQRLQFASVQARFSRQRGQVAPGRANQVEEFLQRKREAMLNKVRAEGQLGTRQNLATLYGSRAGSAQCRRPRANKEEEEYLKKLRQIRLLNFNERQQIKARLRGEKYDSDGSDSQESSEEAELRRKKIEDLKAQANARAAVLKEQLEKKRKEAYEREKRAWQDHLVVRGMKVGMAAGNVAAVAAAAVAVSTTSDSPLPQPNLSQPEAVPSTPALPPSKTSTPVISMTAALKNVGAITPLKAILPVLETATVIQSEKKQILHRLNQNLKVQSPGEEGMEAVPPPAEPSAAPQQNLSDTKSRPGSNGDRKKWDAAELPILPVAQQTLEQTCATMINTPVSPDERPSSGGDRKKWEAGLPLVLSVAQQTLEKTCISTIEQTAGEVIKMDVLQEEIQRKMWRASPDSQVLRILQEAELQPLTQQLENVYICEKDLLCLDKSNQAAVPEVERTPKEVLTSEPTPSAVLLSPAFEKESSAPTESSHQETSVAGTIETVPLPPNLTEAHDLADVESVVLEDTPKQALHPPAGVQQAWEQDGQQPMPSEGSKRPTGTKEGERSVEKPTESSSLPQCEEPLFMKLCSPAHRRTAALSVLSAQSSMDESSSSLASRSRSVSPLRTKHHNSLLIGLSTGMFDANNPKMLRTCSLPDLSRLFSAQQDSAGAGNANVAPDNNLEIEDLDEAAKDDDQSETEDAYEDEDLQDIRASMERLLQEDEDLMRGPPEVGAGDFNGNPSESQDKEFFNRIAAEMDQDNNQMAVDNDDEEDDDDEEEEEGEEEEEDDEDEDEECSNGSPGDVEAGELLTNGVGDENHSNNSQLNEEWQSDGSGEEQGGDAELHDSIFSRLEELRFNLEQQMGFEKFIEAYNKIKAIHEDEDENIDLGSSLVLSILGTEHQHLYPNILHLVMADGAYQEDNDE, encoded by the exons ATGGACAAGTACGAAAAGCTGAAGAAAATCGGGGAAGGCTCATTTGGAAAAGCCCTCCTTGTCAAATCAAAAGAGGATGGACACCAGTATGTCATCAAGGAGATTGGCATATCTGGA ATGCcaaacagagagaggcaggaatCTCGAAAAGAAGTCGCTGTTCTTGCCAAAATGAGTCACCCCAACATTGTCCAGTATAAGGATTCTTTTGAAG AAGCGGGCTGTCTGTTTATTGTGATGGACTACTGTGAGGGCGGAGACCTCTTCAAGAAGATCAACTCTCAGAAAGGAGTACTGTTCTCAGAAGATCAA ATCATGGACTGGTTTGTGCAGATTTGCCTGGCACTGAAGCATGTTCATGATCGTAAAATACTGCACAGGGACATCAAATCACAG aatatttttttaacaaaggaTGGGACTGTACAACTTGGGGACTTTGGAATAGCAAGGGTTCTAAATAG CACTGTAGAGCTGGCAAGGACTTGTATAGGAACACCATATTACCTATCACCAGAGATTTGCGAAAATAAACCATACAACAACAAAAG TGATATTTGGGCCCTAGGGTGTGTCCTGTATGAAATGTGCACTCTTAAGCATGCA TTTGAGGCTGGCAACATGAAGAACCTAGTCCTGAAGATCATTCGCGGCTCATAtcctcctgtgtctcttcaCTACTCCCAAGAACTCCGCTCTCTCTTGGCACAGCTGTTTAAGCGCAACCCCAGAGAAAGGCCGTCAGTCAGCACTGTCCTCGACAAACCTTACTTGTCCTGTAGGATAGAGAGATTCCTCACACCACAG CTCATTGCTCAGGAATTCCGCCACACTTTCCTTCTCAAGCAGCCTAAAGTGGGCGTGTTGCAGGGAGCACCGG CCAAGCGTTCTGCTGCTGGGTCCATACCACTCGCCCCAGCCCAGAAGATCACAAAACCAGCCACCAAATACGGAGTGCCTTTAACTGCGAAGAAGTTGTCAGATGCAGCCAAAAAGCCAGCGGAGAGGAAACCAGCTGTTAAACATAAACCG GCCCCTCTCCCAGCACCCTCCCAAAGAagagaggacgaggaagagaggaaaaaacacgAG GAAGggatcagaaagaaaaagatggagCTGAttgagaaagaaaggaaacagagagagcag ATGTTCCTGTTTAAAGCAGAACAAATGAAGAGATATGAAAAGGAAAAG ATCAATCGTATAAACCAAGCCAGAGAACAGGGCTGGAAGCACGTTCTGAGTTCTAGTGGAGGTAGCAGCCCAGAGAGGAAG TGTTTTGTAGGTGGTCGAAACAGGGCTGCAGGTGTTGGCGCCCCTGTCCCAGGCTCTGTGCTGAGCAAAAGCCCTTATGAACACTACCACGCTGCTCTGGATCAAATGTCTAAACCTCAGCCTAAAGACATTGGTAGGGAGGCATCCTCGGCAACGCCAGGCAGTCCCATTCG AAGTGtacctgctgcagctggaccAGTGCTGCCCAGCAGCCCTGCCCATCTCTTAAACCACGATGCAATCAAGAGAGAACTTCAGAGACTGCAGTTTGCTTCTGTACAAGCTCGTTTCAGCAG GCAGCGTGGTCAGGTGGCTCCTGGCCGTGCTAATCAGGTCGAGGAGTTTTTACAGCGTAAGAGAGAAGCTATGCTCAACAAGGTCCGTGCTGAAGGACAACTG GGCACCCGGCAAAACCTGGCCACACTCTATGGAAGCCGGGCCGGTTCGGCTCAGTGCAGGAGACCCAGAGCCAACAAAGAAGAGGAG GAGTACTTGAAGAAACTGAGGCAGATCCGCTTGCTGAATTTCAATGAGCGTCAGCAGATCAAAGCTCGACTCAGAGGAGAGAAG taTGACAGTGATGGTTCAGACAGCCAGGAATCCAGTGAGGAGGCAGAGCTCAGGAGAAAGAAGATAGAGGATTTAAAG GCCCAAGCAAATGCCCGTGCTGCTGTTCTGAAGGAGCAactggagaagaagaggaaggaggcatatgagagagaaaagagagctTGGCAGGACCAT CTTGTAGTTCGGGGGATGAAGGTTGGCATGGCAGCAGGGAATGTAGCAGCggtggcggcagcagcagtagcagtcTCAACTACCTCCGACAGTCCTCTTCCACAGCCCAATCTGTCTCAACCAGAAGCAGTTCCCAGCACACCGGCCCTGCCTCCATCCAAAACTTCCACCCCAGTCATATCCATGACTGCTGCCCTGAAGAATGTTGGAGCA attACTCCACTAAAGGCAATCTTGCCTGTGCTGGAGACTGCAACAGTCATCCAG AGTGAGAAAAAGCAGATACTGCACCGACTTAACCAGAACCTAAAAGTCCAAAGTCCAGGGGAGGAGGGAATGGAGGCGGTTCCACCCCCTGCAGAACCAAGTGCTGCTCCCCAGCAGAACCTGTCTGACACAAAGAGTCGTCCCGGTTCCAACGGAGACCGAAAGAAGTGGGATGCAGCTGAACTGCCTATACTGCCTGTGGCTCAGCAAACCTTAGAGCAAACCTGTGCCACAATGATTA ACACCCCAGTGTCTCCAGACGAAAGGCCGTCCTCTGGTGGAGACAGGAAGAAGTGGGAGGCAGGACTTCCACTTGTCCTCTCTGTAGCCCAACAAACTCTAGAGAAGACCTGCATCTCAACCATTG aGCAAACAGCGGGTGAAgttataaagatggatgtgcTTCAGGAGGAAATTCAGAGGAAGATGTGGAGAGCGAGTCCAGACTCTCAGGTGCTTCGAATCCTTCAGGAGGCCGAGCTTCAGCCTCTCACCCAGCAGCTGGAGAATGTCTACATCTGTGAGAAAGACCTTCTCTGCCTCG ATAAATCTAACCAGGCTGCAGTACCTGAGGTGGAGAGGACACCTAAAGAAGTGTTGACCTCTGAGCCAACACCATCTGCTGTGCTTCTGAGCCCTGCATTTGAAAAGGAGAGTTCTGCTCCAACAGAGTCCTCACATCAGGAAACATCTGTGGCCGGTACAATTGAAACAGTGCCACTGCCACCCAACCTCACTGAGGCTCATG ATCTAGCAGACGTGGAGTCAGTTGTTCTCGAGGACACACCGAAACAGGCCTTGCATCCTCCAGCGGGTGTGCAGCAGGCATGGGAACAGGACGGCCAGCAGCCAAT GCCATCAGAGGGCAGTAAAAGACCAACAGGCACCAAGGAGGGTGAGAGGAGTGTGGAGAAACCCACAGAATCTTCAA gTTTACCACAGTGCGAGGAGCCTCTGTTTATGAAGTTGTGCTCCCCAGCCCACCGACGCACTGCTGCCCTCTCAGTGCTCTCAGCCCAGTCCTCTATGGATGAATCATCGTCCTCTCTGGCCTCTCGCTCACGCTCCGTCTCACCTCTGCGCACCAAACACCACAACTCCCTCCTCATTGGACTCTCTACGGGCATGTTTGATGCCAACAATCCCAAG ATGCTGCGGACCTGCTCTCTACCAGATCTCAGTCGTCTCTTCAGTGCTCAGCAGGACTCTGCAGGGGCTGGTAATGCTAATGTTGCCCCAGACAACAACCTGGAAATCGAGGACCTGGATGAGGCGGCTAAAGATGATGACCAGTCAGAGACTGAAGA TGCATATGAGGATGAAGACCTGCAGGACATCAGGGCCTCAATGGAGAGACTGCTGCAAGAAGACGAAGACTTAATGAGGGGCCCTCCAGAGGTCGGAGCAGGAGACTTTAATGGAAACCCTTCAGAGAGCCAAGACAAGGAGTTTTTTAACAGGATAGCAGCTGAGATGGATCAGGACAACAATCAGATGGCTGTAGATAATGACGACGAagaagatgatgacgatgaagaggaagaagaaggcgaagaggaggaggaggatgatgaggacgaGGATGAAGAATGCTCCAATGGCAGTCCGGGTGATGTGGAGGCAGGGGAGTTGCTCACCAATGGCGTGGGAGATGAGAACCACAGTAATAACAGCCAGCTCAATGAGGAGTGGCAATCAG ATGGCAGTGGAGAGGAGCAGGGCGGAGACGCTGAGCTTCATGACAGCATCTTCAGCCGACTGGAGGAGCTTCGCTTCAACCTGGAGCAGCAGATGGGCTTTGAGAAGTTCATCGAGGCCTATAATAAGATTAAG GCTATACATGAAGATGAAGACGAGAACATTGACCTGGGCTCCAGTTTGGTCTTAAGCATTTTGGGAACTGAGCACCAGCACCTTTATCCCAACATCCTGCATCTAGTGATGGCAGATGGCGCATACCAAGAAG ATAATGATGAGTAA